The following proteins come from a genomic window of Herpetosiphonaceae bacterium:
- a CDS encoding xanthine dehydrogenase family protein subunit M, with protein sequence MKPAPFEYHAPTTRDEALALLAEGGFDAKVLAGGQSLVPAMNFRLARPALLIDVNRIDDLSGIRPADDGGVSIGALTRQRAVERSPLIAERLPLLAEAMPHIAHPQIRSRGTIGGSLAHADPAAELPALSLALDARLRLQSQQAERWLPAAEFFLGILTTALEPEELLVEIAIPALPPRTGTAFDEVARRHGDYAMAGAAAVVTLAEDGTIAESRLVLLAVGDIPVPIRSVTQALRGAQPTEDAIRAAVESIDAEIDPPTDLHATAAYRRYLVKNLARSTLLRAVERACQPIC encoded by the coding sequence CTTTGAGTATCACGCGCCAACCACCCGCGACGAAGCTCTGGCATTGCTGGCCGAGGGTGGCTTCGACGCTAAGGTTCTCGCCGGAGGCCAGAGCCTGGTGCCAGCGATGAATTTTCGTCTCGCCCGGCCTGCGCTCCTGATCGATGTGAATCGCATCGACGATCTCTCCGGCATTCGCCCCGCCGACGACGGCGGCGTGTCGATCGGCGCGCTGACTCGCCAGCGCGCGGTCGAGCGCAGCCCGCTGATCGCCGAGCGTCTGCCGCTGCTGGCCGAGGCCATGCCGCATATCGCCCACCCGCAGATCCGCAGCCGGGGCACGATCGGCGGCTCGCTGGCCCACGCCGATCCCGCCGCCGAGCTACCCGCGCTGTCGCTCGCGCTGGATGCCCGGCTGCGCCTGCAAAGCCAGCAGGCCGAGCGCTGGCTCCCCGCCGCCGAGTTCTTCCTGGGCATACTGACCACCGCGCTAGAGCCGGAGGAGCTGCTGGTCGAGATCGCGATCCCGGCGCTGCCGCCACGCACCGGCACCGCCTTCGACGAGGTGGCCCGGCGGCACGGCGATTACGCTATGGCGGGCGCGGCGGCGGTCGTCACGCTGGCCGAGGACGGCACGATCGCCGAGAGCAGGCTGGTGCTGCTGGCCGTGGGCGATATTCCCGTCCCGATCCGCTCGGTCACGCAAGCATTGCGCGGCGCGCAGCCAACCGAAGACGCGATCCGCGCCGCCGTCGAGTCGATCGACGCCGAGATCGATCCGCCGACCGACCTGCACGCTACCGCCGCGTACCGGCGCTACCTCGTCAAAAACCTAGCCCGCAGCACGCTGCTGCGCGCTGTGGAGCGCGCGTGCCAGCCGATTTGTTAG